Genomic segment of Sphingobium sp. Z007:
CGTCTCCTGCGCGAAGATCGTCTTGATCATGGCAATCACGGCGGGCCGCTGTTTGGGCGCGGCATGGGCCAGCGCGTTGCGCATCCAGTGCACCCGGCAGCGTTGCTGGCTCGCGGCAAACACCTTGCTGGCGGCAGCGCGCAGTCCCTTGTGATCATCGGCGATGACCAGCTTCACCCCGCGCAGTCCGCGATCCGCCAGCGAACGCAGGAAGGCTTTCCAGAAGGGCTCCGCCTCCGAAGGGCCGGTGGCGACGCCCAGAACTTCACGGCGGCCATCGGTGTTGACGCCAACGGCGATTATCGTCGCCGTCGAGACGATCCGTCCGCCCTCACGCACCTTGAGGTAGGTGGCGTCGATCCACAAATAGGGCCACTCGCCCTCGATCGGGCGGGTGAGGAAGGCGTTCACCCGCTCGTCAATCTCGGCAACCAGGCGGCTGACCTGGCTCTTCGATACGCCGCTGGCGCCCATCGCCTTAACCAGATCGTCGACCGAACGGGTCGAGACGCCGTGCACATAGGCCTCCTGGATCACCGCTGCCAAGGCCTTCTCGGCGGTGCGGCGCGGCTCCAGGAAGCTCGGAAAGTAGCTGCCTTTGCGCAGCTTCGGGATCGCCAGATCGATCCGACCGGCACGGGTGTCCCATCCCCGTTCGCGGTAGCCGTTGCGGTGGTTCAGTCGCGACTGGCTGCGACTGCCGGCGGGCGCACCGGTTCTGGCCTCAATCTCCAGATCCATCATGCGCTCAGCGGCAAAAGCCAGCATCTCGCGCACCAAATCGCTGTCAGCCCCTTGCTCGATCAGCTCAACAAGGGCCATTCTGTCATCGGTCATCGTCTTCTTCTCCAGGTTCGAGTTCGCATCCGAACCCTACCAGAAGATCGACGGTGGCCACCCTCTCAGGGAAACCTTCCTACACCACTTAACGTAATCGCCACACTCGACCTCCGCTTTGTTGCGGTAGGATGTCATTGCCGCTTCGGCGCTCGGCCGGAGTCGAACGTGGAGGACGTTATGGGAGTTTTTGCAGCACTGGATGTGTCACAGGAGGAGACGGCGATTTGCCTGGTTGGGGCGGAAGGTGAGATTCTCGCGGAGGCGAAGGTGCCGACCTGCCCTGACGCGATAGCCGACTGGCTAGCGAAGCGCGCCGCGGATGTCGAACGGGTGGGAATGGAGACAGGTCCCCTTGCCGTCTGGCTCTGGAACGCGCTGACGAAGCGGCGTGTCCCGATCATTTGCCTGGATGCGCGTCACGCTAATGCGGTCCTCAAAATGATGCCAAATAAAACCGACAGACATGATGCTCGCGGCTTGGCTCAGATTGTCCGCACAGGTTGGTTCAAGGCTGCCCGGATAAAGAGTCATGAGGCCTATGTTAACCGGGCGATGCTGACAGCGCGCGATACGCTGGTTGGCATGCGTGTGAAGCTTGAAAATGAGATCAGAGGGTTGCTGAAAACGTTTGGCGTGATGTTCGGAAAACGGGTTGGGGGCTTCAAACGCCGTGCGACGGAGATCATCACAGGCGAGCTGGCAGTCGCACCGGAGCTCATACCTATCTTTGAAGCGTTGATGCACGCCCGGAGTGAAATTCTAGCCCGTATTGCCGCTCTCGATGGCAAAATCCGGGCGGTAGCCAAACAGCATGGTACGGTACGTCTTTTGATGACAGCGCCGGGAGTCGGACCGATCACCGCGATGGCGGTAACTGCAGCATTCGACGACGCCGAACGCTTCAACCGATCTTCCAGCGCGGGCGCTTATCTCGGTCTGACGCCAAGGCGCTACGAATCTGGCGAAATCAGCCGGAACGGGCGCATCTCGAAAAGCGGTGACAGGTTCGCTCGAAAATGCCTGTACGAAGCAGCAAATGCGATCTTGTCTCGAAAGCTTGGCGGCCCTCGCCTGCGTGAGTGGGCACAGGCGATCGCAGGCCGAACCGGGCCTCGCAAAGCGAAAGTCGCCCTGGCCAGGAAGCTGGCGGTAACATTGCACGCAATGTGGCGTACCAACACGACCTTCCGGGAGGCGGCCATGGCCTGATCCAAATCCGAAGCAATACGCTGAACTCAAGCGCGACAGAACGCGTCCCGCTGGGACGCTTAGCGAGGGTGAGATCGTTCCCGCGAGTGCGGCACGGACCGCGCACACCACTTAGATTCACCCTACTTTGAACGCTAACATGCGGCGTCCAGCGCGACGACCGCGGAGAGAACCCTGGAGCCCAGCGCGCGTGACGAACCGCAAAGAGGTCAGCTGTTGACAGTGGCGATTAGAGAACCCCGTGGGACACGACCCATCATTTTGAGGACCGCATTAGCGTGACGCGCATCCAGGCAAATGATCGGGACACGCCGCTTCGTCAGCGCGTTCCAGAGCCAGACGGCAAGGGGACCTGTCTCCATTCCCACCCGTTCGACATCCGCGGCGCGCTTCGCTAGCCAGTCGGCTATCGCGTCAGGGCAGGTCGGCACCTTCGCCTCCGCGAGAATCTCACCTTCCGCCCCAACCAGGCAAATCGCCGTCTCCTCCTGTGACACATCCAGTGCTGCAAAAACTCCCATAACGTCCTCCACGTTCGACTCCGGCCGAGCGCCGAAGCGGCAATGACATCCTACCGCAACAAAGCGGAGGTCGAGTGTGGCGATTACGTTAAGTGGTGTAGCTGGGGCGGTCCCCGCGTTTTCCGGCGTCAGCCTGAGCCGGTCATGTTCCGGGCACAGCCGAGAGCAGGATGATGGGATTATCGCTGACTGGTGCCATGGCTTCAACGGTCATGTAGCGGGCACGCCGGACAGCCCATTCGTCGCTCTGCTCCATGAGGATGGCGCCGACGGGCGGGGTGATGGCGATCTCGTTGGGAAGATGCCGACGATGTCGGTCCTGCGCTTGATTTCGCCGTTGAGGCATTCGATCGGGTTGGTGCTGTGCAGCTTGGCGCGGTGCTCCCTGGGTAAGGTCATGTAGGCCAGCACATCTGGCTCGGCATCGTCCATCAGGGTCGCCAGCTTGGGCAGCTTGGGCCGGATCTGATCGGGGACGGCGCGCCATTGCTGGCTGGCGGCTTCGGACGTCTCCTGCGCGAAGGCGGTGTCGATAAAGGCGGAGACGACGCGCCGCCCGCTCTTCATTGGCCAGGGCTTTGCGCATAAAGTGCACCTGGCAGCGCTGCCAGCAGGCGCACAGCAGCTGGGAGACCGCCGCCTTAATCCATTCGTGGGCATCGGAGATGACCAGCTTGACGCCGAGCAGGCCGCGCCGGGCGAGCTTGCGCAGGAAGGCGGTCCAGAATGGCTCGGCTTCGCTCGGGCCGATATCCTGCCCAGCACCTCGCGGCGGCCTCGCTGTTGACGCCGACCGCGACGATCGCAGCGACCGAGACGATCCGCCCCTTTTGGCGGACCTTCACATAGGTGGCGTCGATCCAGAGATAGGGCCAGTCCCCCTCGATCGGGCGGTCGAGGAAGGCTTGGACACGCTCGTCGATATCATCGCACAGCCTGCTCACCTGGCTCTTGGAGATGCCCTCCATCCCCATGGCTTTGACCAGATTATCGACCGAGCGGGTCGAGATGCCTTGGATATAGGCTTCTTGGATCACCTCCGTCAGCGCCCGCTCCGCCATACGTCGGGGTTCCGCCGCATGATGGCCAGATTGTAGTCGACACCGGCTTGGGCAGGTAATAAATGCTGCCGCGGCTGACCCCAGCTCTCGGGCCTGCCGCCCTAGCGGCAGAGCGTGCGAACGGTCGATCATCGCTTTGCGCTCGGCAACAGTCCCGCCTTCCCGAGCGCCCCGGGAAAAATCGTTCACCAGCGTCAGTTCGCGAATCTTGGCGCGGAGCGTCTTCACGTCAATCGTCGGCTCCGTCACCTCGATCCGCGTCTCATTACCGAATACACCCGCAGCCCCTTCCAGGAGCTGACCACGCCACTGCGTGATCTGATTAGGGTGAACGTCAAACTGCTGCGCCAGCTCGCATAGCGTATTCTCGCCCTTAACAGCGGCCAACGTCACCTTTGCCTTGAATGCCGGGCTGTGGTTCCGGCGGGGTCGTTTGCTCATCTTTGCTCCTGACACGCGGCCATCATGGCCGCGTGTCAGGCAGAAAATCCACTTAGCGCCCTGTTCAGTTTCGCCAGGCCACATCTCTGCACGACCGGCGCACGATTTTCAAACGCTCGGTCACGCTGGCCACGGATCGGCATCAGGGTGGCTATGCGGCCCTTATCGAGCAACTCGACGCCCAGCGGAACCTCTATGCTACAAAATTCGACGCGATCAGCGTGCGACAGCTCTCGCATAACGCTCTACCGGGCGCTGGGCAGCGGATGGTCTGGCGGACAAACTCGCGGAAGATGATCGCCATATTTTTCTTGGAGCGACGATAGAACGGGGTTGGCATTGCCAGTCAGCCTCGTCCACAAATCGCTTCAGGCCATGCTCGTGGCCAGTCGGGCGCTTATGTCGGCAGGCACTCGTCCTACCAGAGCCTCAACCTAAAACCGGCGATGAATGTCGGCACGGCCAGCAAACTATAATTTAGACCATGTCAATTCTGGCGACACCAGATTTGATCGCCATTTGCCGCGGCGATAATTTCTCCGGTCATGCCGACAGGTTCAACCTGCCCATCGATCAGAAGGGCGATAGTATCGCTATCTTCGGCTGGAACCTTGGCGAGAGTGCGGGCACCGTCCGTTGTCCGCGCGACGATCACGCCGTGTTTCACGGTGCCACCCCGCTCATACAGCACGGTATAGGTTTCGATCGCTGCCGGGCCGGTATAGGTTTCGATCGTTGGGGGCGCATCGCCACGATGCGCGTCGGCCTCCGCCTGATAGTCGAATGGACGCGGAAATTGCGCCGCCACAATGGGCTCGCTGCCCAATATTATGGTATGGTTATGGGTCGCAAACCCTCCATTGGCGAATAGCAGGCCCAGACGCGGGCCTCCGCGCAGTCGTTGCACCATGCTGACGACGGCGTGGCTCATATAATTGCCAATGGGACCGCCCCCGAACGTCAGGCCGCCGAACACCGTCGCGGGTTTTTCGATCGGCCAGTCCAACGTCCGGCGCGCCATTTTCGGCACGCAGGGAAAGCAGCTATAGAGTTCCACAAGATCGATGTCAGCGACCGTGACATCATTCAGGTCCAGCGTGCGCAGGATCGACACGTCCATGCTGGGCGATCGGTCGTAGCGATCACGGCCAAGCGGATCGTCGCATTCATGCGCTGCCGCGCCATTGCCGACATAAATGATCCGATCCTCGGCCACGCCGCGTCGACGCGCTTCGCCAAGGCTGGTGACGATGAAGCCCGCGCCCTGATTGACCGAGGAATTGGCTACCATCAGCTTCGTGTAAGGAAAGGCTATCGGCCGATTGTCCGCAGTCGGTGTTTCGATCGTGTCGACCGATGCGGGTTTGTGTATCCACGCGCCTTCATTACCGTCGGCGACTTCGGAAAAGCGGGACCATATCTCAGCGGACTCCCGCTGCCCTTCGGCGAGGCTTTGTCCATAGGCGGCACGACCGGCATTTTCGTAGAGCGGATAGACATCGACCGGCGCGGTCAGGCCGTAGCGCTGGCGGAAATTGGGTGCCTTGCGGGTGGATGCCGCGCGGGAGGCATTTTGCGCGGAAACGGCTGTGCCCTGTTCCTGCGCGGCGCGCTGGGCGGCTGTGCGTAACGCTTCGCCGCCGACGATGGCGGCGATCTTGATCTCGCCCGCGCCGATCCTGTTTGCCGCTTCGTTCAACAGCAAAATAGGACTGTCGCCGCTTGCCATCGGGGTCTGCTCGACATGCCCTGGCGATGCGCCAAGCGCCTCGGCCAGCGACGGGGCGATCGGGTTGAGTTTGCGGAAGGAAATCTGATCCACCACCGCCAGTGAATCGATATCCGTCAACCATCCGCCGCCCGCATCTGCATCCGCAGCGCGCAGCGCCGCCGCCATGAGGCCGAAGGAATCCAGCCCCGCTTGCGGGTCGACCGGGCGATCGTTGATCTGGCCGACGCCGACAATTACCGGGATCAACTCAGGATCATGAGCCATGCCTGTCATTTCAACGACCCTTCCAGCTTGGCATCCGTTTTTCGGCGAAGGCGCGCGGTCCTTCACGCGCATCCTCTGAGCGCATAACCAAAGCGCTTTCGCGCCGATTGGCCGCCCAATGAGCTTCGTCGCTGGCAATCGCGCCGTCCTTTATCCCCAGCGCGATCCGCTTGCTGGCCTGTACGGACAGCGGTGCATTGACCGCGATCCGCTCTGCCAGCGCAAGCGCGGCGTCGATCAGGTCCGCTCGCGGCACCACGGCGTTCACCAGGCCGAGCGCCATTGCGCGCGCTGCGTCGATGGGGTCGCCGGTCAACAGCATTTCCATCGCGATCTTGTGCGGCAATTGCTGAACCAGGCGGAAGGCGCCGCCCGCACCGGCCAATATCCCGCGCTTCACTTCAGGGAGGCCAAAGCTGGCGCTATCGGTCGCCACGACCAGGTCGCAAGCCAGGGCGATTTCGGTGCCGCCGCCCAGCGCGGTGCCGTTGACCGCCGCGATCATCGGCTTGGAAATGGGGTGGCTCACAATGCCGGCAAAGCCCCAGCCCAGTTGTTCCGGGTCTTCCGGCGCAATCCGCTCTCCGCGCGATAGGGCTTTCAGGTCCGCACCTGCACAAAAACTCTGGTCCCCCGCGCCGGTAATGACGACCGCGCGGACATCGACATCGCGCTCCGCGTCCGCCAACGCGCTGCCGACACCGACCCACAGGGCATGGTTGACCGCGTTGCGCGCCTCTGGCCGATTGAGCGTGATGAGCATGATATGGCCGCGTCGTTCGACGATGACGGCGTCTTCGGACAAGGTCTGGCTCATATCATCTTCTCCTGTGGCAGCACGAACTGCTCCAATATTCCCGCTTCCAAAAGGTCGCTGATGTCTGCGTCGGCAAGTCCCAGCTTTTCGCGCACCACCTCTGCGGTGTGCTCGCCCAGCAGAGGGGCGGGCCGGTCGGGCGGGTTGCGCAGGCGGTCCGCCACGACGGGCGCGTCCTCCACCGTGAACGGTTCGTCCAGATGGGGGTGGACGGCAGTGCGAAAGAAGCGGCGTTCGCTGTAATAGCCGAATGTCGGCAACTCCGACACGCGCAACATGGCGCCGGCGGGAATGGCGGCGGCTTGTAACACCTTCATCGCATCATGCGGCGTCCGCGTCGCCAGCCAGTCCGTCAGCGGCAATCCGCCCGTCACCTGCGCAACGGTCGCCTCATCCGCCGCATTGCGGATCGTCACCACGCACCATTCATCGTCGCCTGCACAGGGATAGACTGTCGATGTCGGCGCGTCATTGTCTATCGCGAAACCGGCACGTTGGACGGCCTCGGCCGCGACTTTGGATGCCATGTGGCTCAGCATCACTTCTGCCTGGCTGACGCTCACCTGCCCGCCGCGTCCGGTGCGCAGACGCCGGATCAGAAGGGCGATTACGCCGATCACGCCGATCCGGCCTGCGACATGATCGGGATAGACGGTGATGGCATCGGAAAAGCTGTCGGCTTCGCCAGGATAGCGCCATTCCATCGTCAATCCTGCCGATGCCCGGACCAGCGGACCATAGCCCATGCGGCGCGACCAGGGACCGGTAGGCCCGAACGCGGAACTATCCGCCACGATGATGCCCGGATTGATGGCCTTGAGCGATTGGTAATCCAGGCCCAGCGATTCGAGTGTACCGCCTTTGAAATTGGACAATATGACATCACTTTGGCGGATGAGGTCGAGCAACAACGCCTTGCCACGCGGGCCTTTCATGTCGAGGCCGAGGCTGCGTTTATTGCGATGCCCCGTGGCGAAGGTGGGCGCGATCGGGCCGGGAACGCGGCTCTGGCGGCTGCCGTCGGGAAAGGCGGAGCTTTCGACCTTGATAACGTCGGCGCCTTGGTCGGCGAGCAGTCGTCCCCCCTCTGCCCCCACGACGATCACGCCGAAATCCAGCACCCTCAAACCGCTAAAGGGGCGGTCGCCAGCGCTTGTGTTGGGCGACACGGCTGTGCGCGGATGCCACTGAACGTCGGGTTGGGGCAGCGCGGGCGCAGGTCCGGCGACGCCCATACGCACCCCGTCGATTTCAATGACGCCATCGGGGACGGGTGCTATGATTCCGGGGGCAATCGTGGTGGGCACGAAGGCGCGCCGCGCCATGATCTGATCGGTCACCAGCGCCTCGTCCAAGTCCAGCACGGCGGCGGCAGGTACGCCGAAGCGCTCCGCTTCCTCTTCGACCTGGCGACGGCTTTTCCCCGCGAAAAAGCGCGCAATGGCGGGCAACAAGCTTTTCGAGGCAAAGCGGTTTTGCAGTTTGTCGAACGCGGGATCGGCAAATTCTTCGGGCTGTCCCATCCATTCGAACATGCCTCGCCATTGGCGCGGGGCCAGCACACAAATGCGCACAAAGCCATCCGCGCAAGGCAGGATCGGATACATGAAGCGCGCTTCGGGGCGGCCGCGCGGCAATTTGCTGGCGGGCACGCCTGCCGTTGCGCTGCCAGCGATACCATAGCCCGGATCGAGCGCCTGGGTAGTGCCATCCAGCATGGAAAAATCCAGATGATCGCCGCGCCCGGTCATCAGTGCCTGCCAATAGGCGACCAGGCTGACATAGGCGGCCTGCACCGCAGCACAGGCGATCGCCAGATCGCCAGGCGGCAGCAAGGGCGGGCGACCCGGAATGCCCGATCGCGACAATTCGCCGGAAAGCGCATGGAAGACCGGACCGGAGCCGATCCATTCGCGGAAATGGGGCGTGTCGCCAAAATCGGACACGGAAACTATGACCAGCGAGGGATGGGCCGCCATCAGCGCATCGACGTCGATCGCACCGCGCGGCGCGATCACGATGTCGGCGTCCGCCACCAACGCACCGAAGCGATCGGGTGTGGCGGACCGCTTGCCAAGATTCGTCGTGACGAAATCTATGCTTATGCCATTCACGCACGTGCCGCTGCGACGATCATCCGCGCCAGCCGCAGGCTCGATCCGCACCACATCCGCGCCAAGCTCTACATAGGCGCGGGCGATTGCCCCCATGGCTCCCGACACAAGGTCGATGATGCGGACCCCTGCCAATGGCCTGTCGCCAGCCATCAATCCGCCCAAGGCCATATCAGCTTCCGTCATGTCATCCTGCTCCCCGCAGCTTATTTTTTCTGGACGAATATCGATCGTGCGTTGGACAGTTCGTGAAAGCCGTAAATGCCCTTGTAACGGCCCATGCCGCTGCCGTTCACGCCGCCAAAGGGCAGCCTATGTTCGGCATAGTGCATCAGCACATGATTGACCGTCACGCCGCCGGAGGATGTTCGATCGAGTATGTCATCGACAAAGCCTTCGTCATGGCTGAACAGATACATGGCCAGAGGCTTGCCCGTCCGGTCCACCTGATCGACGATTTCGTCCACATCGTCATAGGCGATGACCGGCAGAACAGGCCCGAAAATCTCATTCTGCATCAGGCCGCCATCGAGCGGCGGATCGATGATGATCGTCGGCTCGATAGTAAGGTCGTCCACCTGGGAAGCGCCGCCCTTGGCGACCGTGGCGCCATGTGCGACGGCTTCATCGACATGACCCTGCACCCGCGCGAAATTGCGTGCGTCGACGATGCGGGCCAAGCGGTCCTTCTGGAGCGTGCCGTCTACATAGAACATTTTGTCGACGACGGCACCGAGCATAGCGACCAGTTCGTCGCGCCGCGCCCTTGGCACCCAGACATGGTCGACCGACAGGCAGAGCTGCCCAGCATTGTTGAAGCGGGCGGCGACGATCTTGCCAGCCGCATCGATCAGCGGATAATCGGCGTCAAGGATGGCGGGACATTTTCCACCCAGTTCCAGTGTCACGCTCGTCAGATGCTTGGCCGCCGCCGCCATCACCCGTTTGCCGATGGCCGGGCTACCGGTGAAGAAGACATGGTCGAACGGCAAATCCTGGAGCGCTTCGGCCAGCGGTACGCCGCCTTCGAAACAGGCCACTTCATTTTCGGGAAACACGTCCGCGATGATCTGCGCAGTGAGCGCGGAGGTATGCGGCTGCATTTCGTTGGGCTTGACGATGCACGCGTTACCCGCTGCGATAATCGGGACGAGCGGCGCGAAAACCAGCGAGAAGGGAAAATTCCATGGTCCCAGCAGCAGAACGACGCCGCGTGGCTCATATTGGATAAAGGTGTCGTTGCCCGCGAAATGCGGCGATGGCTCTATCCTCTGCGGCGCCATCCAGCCGGCCAACTCGGCGCGAGCCATGTCGATTTCCGCCAAAACCGCGCCGATTTCGCCATTACGCGCGCCTGCAAGGGGCTTGCGCAGGTCGAGATTGAGCGCTTGATCGATCGCGTCGGTGCGCGCGACGATCGCCGCGCGCAACGCCGTCAGCCGTTCGATCCGTTCATCGGCCGAACGCCGTTTGAGGGCGACGCGATTGGC
This window contains:
- a CDS encoding IS256 family transposase, which codes for MTDDRMALVELIEQGADSDLVREMLAFAAERMMDLEIEARTGAPAGSRSQSRLNHRNGYRERGWDTRAGRIDLAIPKLRKGSYFPSFLEPRRTAEKALAAVIQEAYVHGVSTRSVDDLVKAMGASGVSKSQVSRLVAEIDERVNAFLTRPIEGEWPYLWIDATYLKVREGGRIVSTATIIAVGVNTDGRREVLGVATGPSEAEPFWKAFLRSLADRGLRGVKLVIADDHKGLRAAASKVFAASQQRCRVHWMRNALAHAAPKQRPAVIAMIKTIFAQETTEAAHQQWEQVADALREKFPKLADMMDASREDVLAYMAFPKDHWAQIASTNPLERVNKEIKRRADVIGIFPNDASVIRLVGALMLEQNDEWAVSRRYMTLETIGAVSHNPIVSLPALAA
- a CDS encoding IS110 family transposase, yielding MEDVMGVFAALDVSQEETAICLVGAEGEILAEAKVPTCPDAIADWLAKRAADVERVGMETGPLAVWLWNALTKRRVPIICLDARHANAVLKMMPNKTDRHDARGLAQIVRTGWFKAARIKSHEAYVNRAMLTARDTLVGMRVKLENEIRGLLKTFGVMFGKRVGGFKRRATEIITGELAVAPELIPIFEALMHARSEILARIAALDGKIRAVAKQHGTVRLLMTAPGVGPITAMAVTAAFDDAERFNRSSSAGAYLGLTPRRYESGEISRNGRISKSGDRFARKCLYEAANAILSRKLGGPRLREWAQAIAGRTGPRKAKVALARKLAVTLHAMWRTNTTFREAAMA
- a CDS encoding transposase, with product MAERALTEVIQEAYIQGISTRSVDNLVKAMGMEGISKSQVSRLCDDIDERVQAFLDRPIEGDWPYLWIDATYVKVRQKGRIVSVAAIVAVGVNSEAAARCWAGYRPERSRAILDRLPAQARPARPARRQAGHLRCPRMD
- a CDS encoding acetyl-CoA acetyltransferase, with product MAHDPELIPVIVGVGQINDRPVDPQAGLDSFGLMAAALRAADADAGGGWLTDIDSLAVVDQISFRKLNPIAPSLAEALGASPGHVEQTPMASGDSPILLLNEAANRIGAGEIKIAAIVGGEALRTAAQRAAQEQGTAVSAQNASRAASTRKAPNFRQRYGLTAPVDVYPLYENAGRAAYGQSLAEGQRESAEIWSRFSEVADGNEGAWIHKPASVDTIETPTADNRPIAFPYTKLMVANSSVNQGAGFIVTSLGEARRRGVAEDRIIYVGNGAAAHECDDPLGRDRYDRSPSMDVSILRTLDLNDVTVADIDLVELYSCFPCVPKMARRTLDWPIEKPATVFGGLTFGGGPIGNYMSHAVVSMVQRLRGGPRLGLLFANGGFATHNHTIILGSEPIVAAQFPRPFDYQAEADAHRGDAPPTIETYTGPAAIETYTVLYERGGTVKHGVIVARTTDGARTLAKVPAEDSDTIALLIDGQVEPVGMTGEIIAAANGDQIWCRQN
- a CDS encoding crotonase/enoyl-CoA hydratase family protein, producing MSQTLSEDAVIVERRGHIMLITLNRPEARNAVNHALWVGVGSALADAERDVDVRAVVITGAGDQSFCAGADLKALSRGERIAPEDPEQLGWGFAGIVSHPISKPMIAAVNGTALGGGTEIALACDLVVATDSASFGLPEVKRGILAGAGGAFRLVQQLPHKIAMEMLLTGDPIDAARAMALGLVNAVVPRADLIDAALALAERIAVNAPLSVQASKRIALGIKDGAIASDEAHWAANRRESALVMRSEDAREGPRAFAEKRMPSWKGR
- a CDS encoding CoA transferase encodes the protein MTEADMALGGLMAGDRPLAGVRIIDLVSGAMGAIARAYVELGADVVRIEPAAGADDRRSGTCVNGISIDFVTTNLGKRSATPDRFGALVADADIVIAPRGAIDVDALMAAHPSLVIVSVSDFGDTPHFREWIGSGPVFHALSGELSRSGIPGRPPLLPPGDLAIACAAVQAAYVSLVAYWQALMTGRGDHLDFSMLDGTTQALDPGYGIAGSATAGVPASKLPRGRPEARFMYPILPCADGFVRICVLAPRQWRGMFEWMGQPEEFADPAFDKLQNRFASKSLLPAIARFFAGKSRRQVEEEAERFGVPAAAVLDLDEALVTDQIMARRAFVPTTIAPGIIAPVPDGVIEIDGVRMGVAGPAPALPQPDVQWHPRTAVSPNTSAGDRPFSGLRVLDFGVIVVGAEGGRLLADQGADVIKVESSAFPDGSRQSRVPGPIAPTFATGHRNKRSLGLDMKGPRGKALLLDLIRQSDVILSNFKGGTLESLGLDYQSLKAINPGIIVADSSAFGPTGPWSRRMGYGPLVRASAGLTMEWRYPGEADSFSDAITVYPDHVAGRIGVIGVIALLIRRLRTGRGGQVSVSQAEVMLSHMASKVAAEAVQRAGFAIDNDAPTSTVYPCAGDDEWCVVTIRNAADEATVAQVTGGLPLTDWLATRTPHDAMKVLQAAAIPAGAMLRVSELPTFGYYSERRFFRTAVHPHLDEPFTVEDAPVVADRLRNPPDRPAPLLGEHTAEVVREKLGLADADISDLLEAGILEQFVLPQEKMI
- a CDS encoding aldehyde dehydrogenase family protein; protein product: MSVVDFDQQAIERVFAAQRANRVALKRRSADERIERLTALRAAIVARTDAIDQALNLDLRKPLAGARNGEIGAVLAEIDMARAELAGWMAPQRIEPSPHFAGNDTFIQYEPRGVVLLLGPWNFPFSLVFAPLVPIIAAGNACIVKPNEMQPHTSALTAQIIADVFPENEVACFEGGVPLAEALQDLPFDHVFFTGSPAIGKRVMAAAAKHLTSVTLELGGKCPAILDADYPLIDAAGKIVAARFNNAGQLCLSVDHVWVPRARRDELVAMLGAVVDKMFYVDGTLQKDRLARIVDARNFARVQGHVDEAVAHGATVAKGGASQVDDLTIEPTIIIDPPLDGGLMQNEIFGPVLPVIAYDDVDEIVDQVDRTGKPLAMYLFSHDEGFVDDILDRTSSGGVTVNHVLMHYAEHRLPFGGVNGSGMGRYKGIYGFHELSNARSIFVQKK